The following are from one region of the Procambarus clarkii isolate CNS0578487 chromosome 52, FALCON_Pclarkii_2.0, whole genome shotgun sequence genome:
- the LOC123763546 gene encoding pinin isoform X2: MCRIGSVVAASCLDFELSDWRLPPCQRADLRRIRLSSGRGDDEPPAKRRPPGGVFARLGAVVLDKQHPDSRGRPRGDLRGEIRGDHRGVDPRVEAHGDLRAEVHPEIRGRRVQEVVDSDEKIPKPSLASSVARPQSDTKSRNEAAAELTKDRASRDRNRRMFGALLGTLKRFKNDEAKQKDKEEQRAAIERKLEEKGRAEKEELRRERQELFNQRKERQAQIRRLTVKMARVKEHEVWEAHQMKLAKFIRTESSLPIFWLPRLHNSRTTNLVRATHDIIMRELEQDRLRMKEELEEILGGRAEEDQGEEGRDAAEGGEEEETYVRRGVRSEVNRQGEGGGNDTLDNCPDLLDYEAEEGELVYDEADLSGKDDDDTERMVVQVDGRGEGGRKVEIVASQAEVGGESNSIAEGGNDSEKENEGRQKEKDRSREERHREKDKSKDRERDRKKDRGRERDKEKDRHKEGEKDRVRERFSGRDKEKERLRDTGKGSEKEKFKERGRTKDLTKSLDKSPENESDLTTTIVHIKIEKEDETNPAFTRPILKIIKEEKPDKPQSTIKKGENAEGNAPAVAITEPLPPLPPPVSELPLPPDCAPLSPTPLPPSPTFLPPSPTPLPPSPTYHPLSPTLPPSPSLPPLSLTPVPPSPPAPSSPNIATSLSHPPNTVPEISKINDKGEDGEELEDGEEANFDSVADVSMPETSADHEDKNPHLESINMPDEKPQPELKSEVAKKSSKVKQQREDKKKGEKSKKKVNKKKDRLGKKKDSGSSDSSSDDSSSDTSSESSDSDSSDSDSSSSSSGSSSGSSSDSESDSSSSSSSGSDSDSDHTKKKRKKKRGRMSRSDDSSSDSELQEKKKKIRKIGERKKNASESGKSSKSKVKVERGDDKTKKELGKKERHKDKDGKGKEMHKLKEADRGRERDAGHRREREWAKKGGISRSRERKREKSRERRRDRSRSRDKDRRGSRKEKR; this comes from the exons CCAACGTGCAGATCTCCGGAGAATCCGTCTCTCATCAGGACGAGGCGATGATGAGCCTCCAGCTAAGCGAAGACCCCCTGGGGGGGTCTTTGCTAG GTTGGGGGCTGTTGTGCTTGACAAGCAGCATCCTGACTCAAGGGGCCGACCTCGGGGTGATCTGAGGGGAGAAATCCGAGGCGATCACCGGGGCGTTGATCCCAGGGTAGAGGCACATGGCGATTTAAGAGCAGAGGTACACCCAGAAATTCGTGGTAGGCGGGTCCAGGAGGTGGTTGACAGTGATGAGAAGATTCCGAAG CCATCCCTGGCGTCGTCTGTAGCTCGTCCACAGTCGGACACAAAGTCTCGTAATGAAGCTGCCGCAGAACTGACAAAGGATAGAGCTTCACGAGACAG AAATCGCCGTATGTTTGGTGCTTTGCTTGGTACTCTGAAACGGTTCAAGAACGATGAAGCCAAGCAAAAAGATAAG GAGGAACAGCGTGCTGCTATTGAGAGAAAGCTAGAGGAAAAGGGGAGAGCAGAAAAAGAAGAGCTTAGACGTGAACGGCAGGAACTTTTCAATCAAAGGAAGGAGAGGCAAGCTCAAATTCGACGGCTCACCGTCAAGATGGCCCGAGTAAAGGAG cATGAGGTTTGGGAGGCCCACCAGATGAAGCTGGCAAAATTTATACGCACCGAGTCATCTCTACCCATCTTCTGGCTGCCACGCTTGCATAACTCCAGGACCACCAACCTTGTGCGGGCCACACACGACATTATCATGC GTGAACTGGAGCAGGATCGGCTGCGCATGAAGGAGGAACTGGAAGAAATTCTTGGAGGACGTGCGGAGGAAGATCAGGGCGAAGAGGGCAGGGATGCtgcggaggggggggaggaggaggagacctacGTTCGCAGGGGGGTCCGCTCAGAGGTCAacaggcagggggaggggggtggcaaTGACACTCTTGATAACTGTCCAG ATTTGTTAGATTACGAGGCTGAGGAGGGAGAGCTAGTGTATGATGAGGCAGACCTGTCAGGTAAGGATGACGACGACACTGAGCGTATGGTAGTCCAGGTAGATGggcgaggggaggggggaagaaaggTTGAAATTGTTGCAAGTCAGGCAGAGGTGGGAGGGGAATCTAACAGTATAGCAGAAGGGGGTAATGACAGTGAGAAAGAGAACGAGGGTAGGCAGAAGGAAAAGGATAGGAGTCGAGAGGAAAGGCACAGAGAAAAGGATAAGAGtaaggatagagagagggataggaaGAAAgataggggaagagagagggacaaGGAAAAAGATAGGCACAAAGAGGGAGAGAAGGATAGGGTTAGAGAAAGGTTTAGTGGAAGAGATAAGGAAAAGGAGAGGTTAAGGGATACCGGTAAAGGGTCAGAAAAGGAAAAATTCAAGGAAAGGGGTAGAACTAAAGACTTGACTAAATCATTAGATAAATCGCCAGAAAATGAGTCCGACCTAACCACTACTATAGTGCACATAAAGATCGAAAAAGAGGATGAAACAAACCCAGCATTCACGAGGCCAATAttgaagatcattaaggaagaaAAACCAGACAAACCGCAGAGTACAATAAAGAAGGGTGAAAATGCAGAAGGTAATGCACCTGCTGTTGCCATTACAGAACCTCTACCACCTCTTCCTCCCCCTGTTTCTGAGCTTCCTCTACCTCCTGACTGTGCCCCACTTTCCCCGacacctctccccccttccccaacaTTTCTCCCGCCTTCCCCGACACCTCTTCCACCTTCCCCGACATATCACCCACTTTCTCCAACTCTCCCACCTTCTCCATCTCTTCCCCCACTTTCTTTAACTCCTGTTCCACCTTCACCTCCTGCCCCAAGCTCCCCTAACATTGCTACTTCATTGTCTCATCCTCCTAACACTGTTCCAGAAATATCGAAAATAAATGACAAAGGTGAAGATGGCGAAGaactggaagatggtgaggaagcAAATTTTGATTCTGTTGCAGATGTAAGTATGCCAGAAACATCTGCTGATCACGAGGACAAAAATCCTCACCTTGAAAGTATTAATATGCCAGATGAGAAGCCACAACCGGAATTGAAATCTGAAGTTGCCAAGAAATCTTCCAAAGTCAAACAGCAAAGGGAAGATAAAAAGAAGGGAGAAAAATCCAAGAAAAAAGTTAACAAGAAAAAAGACAGACTAGGTAAAAAGAAAGACTCTGGCTCGTCAGACAGTAGCAGTGACGATAGCAGTAGTGACACGAGTAGTGAGAGTAGTGATAGCGATAGTTCAGACTCTGACAGTTCCTCGTCTTCGTCGGGATCATCTTCTGGTTCTTCCTCTGATTCCGAGAGTGACTCGAGCTCCAGCTCCAGCTCGGGGTCGGATTCAGACTCTGATCATACAAAAAAGAAGAGGAAGAAAAAGAGGGGGAGAATGTCTAGGAGTGATGATAGCAGTAGTGACAGTGAGTTACaggagaaaaagaaaaaaattaggaaaaTTGGAGAAAGGAAAAAAAATGCAAGTGAAAGTGGAAAGTCTTCTAAAAGCAAAGTAAAAGTAGAACGAGGTGACGATAAAACCAAGAAAGAGTTAGGAAAGAAAGAGAGGCATAAGGATAAAGATGGAAAAGGAAAGGAAATGCATAAACTTAAGGAAGCAGACAGGGGTAGAGAAAGAGATGCTGGCCATCGAAGGGAAAGGGAATGGGCTAAGAAGGGTGGTATAAgtagaagtagagagaggaagagagagaagagcagGGAGCGAAGGAGGGATAGGAGTAGAAGCAGAGATAAGGATAGAAGGGGAAGTAGGAAGGAAAAGCGATAG
- the LOC123763546 gene encoding pinin isoform X1 translates to MAALTGLSLVTTIESEIERARNDLKGVDESLRRLTGRDFNDPSQRADLRRIRLSSGRGDDEPPAKRRPPGGVFARLGAVVLDKQHPDSRGRPRGDLRGEIRGDHRGVDPRVEAHGDLRAEVHPEIRGRRVQEVVDSDEKIPKPSLASSVARPQSDTKSRNEAAAELTKDRASRDRNRRMFGALLGTLKRFKNDEAKQKDKEEQRAAIERKLEEKGRAEKEELRRERQELFNQRKERQAQIRRLTVKMARVKEHEVWEAHQMKLAKFIRTESSLPIFWLPRLHNSRTTNLVRATHDIIMRELEQDRLRMKEELEEILGGRAEEDQGEEGRDAAEGGEEEETYVRRGVRSEVNRQGEGGGNDTLDNCPDLLDYEAEEGELVYDEADLSGKDDDDTERMVVQVDGRGEGGRKVEIVASQAEVGGESNSIAEGGNDSEKENEGRQKEKDRSREERHREKDKSKDRERDRKKDRGRERDKEKDRHKEGEKDRVRERFSGRDKEKERLRDTGKGSEKEKFKERGRTKDLTKSLDKSPENESDLTTTIVHIKIEKEDETNPAFTRPILKIIKEEKPDKPQSTIKKGENAEGNAPAVAITEPLPPLPPPVSELPLPPDCAPLSPTPLPPSPTFLPPSPTPLPPSPTYHPLSPTLPPSPSLPPLSLTPVPPSPPAPSSPNIATSLSHPPNTVPEISKINDKGEDGEELEDGEEANFDSVADVSMPETSADHEDKNPHLESINMPDEKPQPELKSEVAKKSSKVKQQREDKKKGEKSKKKVNKKKDRLGKKKDSGSSDSSSDDSSSDTSSESSDSDSSDSDSSSSSSGSSSGSSSDSESDSSSSSSSGSDSDSDHTKKKRKKKRGRMSRSDDSSSDSELQEKKKKIRKIGERKKNASESGKSSKSKVKVERGDDKTKKELGKKERHKDKDGKGKEMHKLKEADRGRERDAGHRREREWAKKGGISRSRERKREKSRERRRDRSRSRDKDRRGSRKEKR, encoded by the exons CCAACGTGCAGATCTCCGGAGAATCCGTCTCTCATCAGGACGAGGCGATGATGAGCCTCCAGCTAAGCGAAGACCCCCTGGGGGGGTCTTTGCTAG GTTGGGGGCTGTTGTGCTTGACAAGCAGCATCCTGACTCAAGGGGCCGACCTCGGGGTGATCTGAGGGGAGAAATCCGAGGCGATCACCGGGGCGTTGATCCCAGGGTAGAGGCACATGGCGATTTAAGAGCAGAGGTACACCCAGAAATTCGTGGTAGGCGGGTCCAGGAGGTGGTTGACAGTGATGAGAAGATTCCGAAG CCATCCCTGGCGTCGTCTGTAGCTCGTCCACAGTCGGACACAAAGTCTCGTAATGAAGCTGCCGCAGAACTGACAAAGGATAGAGCTTCACGAGACAG AAATCGCCGTATGTTTGGTGCTTTGCTTGGTACTCTGAAACGGTTCAAGAACGATGAAGCCAAGCAAAAAGATAAG GAGGAACAGCGTGCTGCTATTGAGAGAAAGCTAGAGGAAAAGGGGAGAGCAGAAAAAGAAGAGCTTAGACGTGAACGGCAGGAACTTTTCAATCAAAGGAAGGAGAGGCAAGCTCAAATTCGACGGCTCACCGTCAAGATGGCCCGAGTAAAGGAG cATGAGGTTTGGGAGGCCCACCAGATGAAGCTGGCAAAATTTATACGCACCGAGTCATCTCTACCCATCTTCTGGCTGCCACGCTTGCATAACTCCAGGACCACCAACCTTGTGCGGGCCACACACGACATTATCATGC GTGAACTGGAGCAGGATCGGCTGCGCATGAAGGAGGAACTGGAAGAAATTCTTGGAGGACGTGCGGAGGAAGATCAGGGCGAAGAGGGCAGGGATGCtgcggaggggggggaggaggaggagacctacGTTCGCAGGGGGGTCCGCTCAGAGGTCAacaggcagggggaggggggtggcaaTGACACTCTTGATAACTGTCCAG ATTTGTTAGATTACGAGGCTGAGGAGGGAGAGCTAGTGTATGATGAGGCAGACCTGTCAGGTAAGGATGACGACGACACTGAGCGTATGGTAGTCCAGGTAGATGggcgaggggaggggggaagaaaggTTGAAATTGTTGCAAGTCAGGCAGAGGTGGGAGGGGAATCTAACAGTATAGCAGAAGGGGGTAATGACAGTGAGAAAGAGAACGAGGGTAGGCAGAAGGAAAAGGATAGGAGTCGAGAGGAAAGGCACAGAGAAAAGGATAAGAGtaaggatagagagagggataggaaGAAAgataggggaagagagagggacaaGGAAAAAGATAGGCACAAAGAGGGAGAGAAGGATAGGGTTAGAGAAAGGTTTAGTGGAAGAGATAAGGAAAAGGAGAGGTTAAGGGATACCGGTAAAGGGTCAGAAAAGGAAAAATTCAAGGAAAGGGGTAGAACTAAAGACTTGACTAAATCATTAGATAAATCGCCAGAAAATGAGTCCGACCTAACCACTACTATAGTGCACATAAAGATCGAAAAAGAGGATGAAACAAACCCAGCATTCACGAGGCCAATAttgaagatcattaaggaagaaAAACCAGACAAACCGCAGAGTACAATAAAGAAGGGTGAAAATGCAGAAGGTAATGCACCTGCTGTTGCCATTACAGAACCTCTACCACCTCTTCCTCCCCCTGTTTCTGAGCTTCCTCTACCTCCTGACTGTGCCCCACTTTCCCCGacacctctccccccttccccaacaTTTCTCCCGCCTTCCCCGACACCTCTTCCACCTTCCCCGACATATCACCCACTTTCTCCAACTCTCCCACCTTCTCCATCTCTTCCCCCACTTTCTTTAACTCCTGTTCCACCTTCACCTCCTGCCCCAAGCTCCCCTAACATTGCTACTTCATTGTCTCATCCTCCTAACACTGTTCCAGAAATATCGAAAATAAATGACAAAGGTGAAGATGGCGAAGaactggaagatggtgaggaagcAAATTTTGATTCTGTTGCAGATGTAAGTATGCCAGAAACATCTGCTGATCACGAGGACAAAAATCCTCACCTTGAAAGTATTAATATGCCAGATGAGAAGCCACAACCGGAATTGAAATCTGAAGTTGCCAAGAAATCTTCCAAAGTCAAACAGCAAAGGGAAGATAAAAAGAAGGGAGAAAAATCCAAGAAAAAAGTTAACAAGAAAAAAGACAGACTAGGTAAAAAGAAAGACTCTGGCTCGTCAGACAGTAGCAGTGACGATAGCAGTAGTGACACGAGTAGTGAGAGTAGTGATAGCGATAGTTCAGACTCTGACAGTTCCTCGTCTTCGTCGGGATCATCTTCTGGTTCTTCCTCTGATTCCGAGAGTGACTCGAGCTCCAGCTCCAGCTCGGGGTCGGATTCAGACTCTGATCATACAAAAAAGAAGAGGAAGAAAAAGAGGGGGAGAATGTCTAGGAGTGATGATAGCAGTAGTGACAGTGAGTTACaggagaaaaagaaaaaaattaggaaaaTTGGAGAAAGGAAAAAAAATGCAAGTGAAAGTGGAAAGTCTTCTAAAAGCAAAGTAAAAGTAGAACGAGGTGACGATAAAACCAAGAAAGAGTTAGGAAAGAAAGAGAGGCATAAGGATAAAGATGGAAAAGGAAAGGAAATGCATAAACTTAAGGAAGCAGACAGGGGTAGAGAAAGAGATGCTGGCCATCGAAGGGAAAGGGAATGGGCTAAGAAGGGTGGTATAAgtagaagtagagagaggaagagagagaagagcagGGAGCGAAGGAGGGATAGGAGTAGAAGCAGAGATAAGGATAGAAGGGGAAGTAGGAAGGAAAAGCGATAG